Below is a genomic region from Trichoderma asperellum chromosome 2, complete sequence.
TACCCAGCGACGTGTATTTGCCGCTACGCCATCCTCTTCCATAGATGATGAGCTGGATCTTGCTCACCCAGTATATAATCTCCCGCCTCAGCTTGTTCATAACTTTGCCTCGCTTGGTATCAAACAGATATACCCATGGCAGAAAAACTGCCTCAAGGGACCCGGATTGCTTACAGGTGCTAAAAATTTGGTGTATTGTGCTCCCACCGGCGGCGGGAAGTCTCTTGTCGCTGATTGTGAGCCATCTTGTCGTATCTACAATGTAGCCATGGACTGAGTAGCTGATGTTTTGCCCAGTACTTATGCTTAAGAGGGTAATGGAAGAGCCCGAGACCAAAGCCCTCCTCATTCTTCCATATGTTGCTCTAGTGCAAGAAAAGGTTCGCTGGCTACGGACCGTAGTCCAGGGACTGAGTGCAACTTTGGACCCTGAAGCCTCGGAAAAGCGAAAGGCTAGCAGCATATGGCAAACTCGCCCAGATCACGACTCCATAAAAGTTGTCGGCTTCTTCGGAGGCGGCAAGATCAGATCCACGTGGCAGGACTTTGATATTGCTATATGTACCCTGGAAAAGGTTTGCCTACTGTACTTGACTTGTAAACCAGATAGATCTAACCTTCTTCTCTGTTCCTAGGCGAATATGCTCATCAATACCGCTATTGAAGACTCTTCCATATCTCAATTGCGGGCCGTAGTACTAGATGAGCTTCAtatgattgatgatgatcaCCGCGGATATCTCCTAGAGCTGATAGCAACAAAACTTTTGAGCTTGGAGCAGCCGATTCAGATCATTGGCATGAGTGCTACTCTTCCCGTATGTCCTATTCATTGCTATGCACTTCTATGGCGTCTAACCTTTCTAGAATGCGAATTTGGTAGCCGAATGGCTCAATGCACACTCATATGAAACTAGATATAGGCCAATACCTATAGAAGAACACCTAGTATGCGACGGGAAAGTATACTACGTTGGCTCCAACGGTGCTTCGGCGCAAAAGCATCTAAAGGTCGATGAGATTTCAAAGGGCCAAGTTGAGCCCACAAGATGGATTCAAGGATCCAGCCATAGGGAGTTCCAAGATCCGGTTCTAAACGCAGTGGTGTCCTTGGCCCACGAGACCGCCATGATGGGATACGGGTCTCTAATATTTGCAGGTAGCCGAAGCATTTGTGAGGCGGACGCTCGTCTAATCAGCAGAGTAATGCCTCAGCTGGATGAATTGGATAGCGCAACGATGGGCAAACGGATGGATCTCCTGAGCGAGCTGCGAAGTCTCAGCACGGGGGCTGATCCGGTATTGGAGGAAACTGTCTTGTATGGCGTTGCATTTCACCGTAAGTTTTCTTCCCCAGCTATATTCCCCTCTATAGCGATCTGGTACTGACTGCTAATATCAAAGATGTGCGTATGCCGTTTCGTCTCACCAAAAAAAGTACATATTAGCTAACTCAATAGGCCGGATTAACGAGCGAGGAGAGAGATCTCATTGCTGCGGCGTATGATGCTGGCACTCTTCTAGTGTGTGTTGCTACCTGCAGCCTGGCAGCAGGCATCAATCTGTACGTACCACACAATAGCCATTACCGGGATAAATATGACTGACTGACCACATCATTAGCCCCGCACGAAGAGTGATACTTCATAATGCAAGGATGGGACGCGATTTTGTTGGACCCTCTATGCTGCGGCAGATGAGAGGCCGCGCCGGAAGGCAGGGCAAGTCACCTGTGGGTGAGACATATCTTTGCTGTCGCCAAGACGACCTAGAACAAGTCTTGGATCTCATGTATGCGGATATTCCAGAGATTGCCAGCTGTCTCAACACGGAGAATAAGCGTGTTCAAAGGTGAGACAGCGACTAGCCTATTTACGACTATTACATTTGCTAACAACCCCTCTAGAGCCATCCTAGAAGTCATTTCCGTGCGCCTAGCGACCAGCCAGGAGTCCCTAACGGAGTACTTCTCCAATTCCCTCATCAGCTATACTCATGATAAAGAATTTGTGAAAGACTGCTTAAAATCAGGACTAGAAGAAATTCGCGATCTAGGCTTGATCGTCATTGATTCTTACTCTACCTTTGCGGCCACACAGCTGGGCAGAGCCATCGTGGCCTCTTCGGTCGATCCCTATGATGGAGTCTTCATACATGCTGAACTTACTAAGACACTTAAAGCATTTGTGATGGATGGAGAGATGCACATCCTCTACGTCTTTACTCCGGTTCAAGATTTTGGAATCACACTCAACTGGCAAGTATTTCGCAACGAGATGGACGCCTTGGACGAGAGCGGACTTCGCGTCCTTGGATTTTTGGGGATTAAACCAACAGCGGTCCAAAAACTGTAAGCAATGTCTTTTCAAGAACGCCACTTTCCACATCTATATGACCCGCTAACACACGCCCTCAAGTGCTCAGGGAGTACCTCTCAGGGAAAATACACCTGAAGAGAAGGAACTAGCTCGTGTATATCGCCGTTTCTACCTTGCCCTTCAGCTACGAGATTTATGTAATGAAATGCCGATACACATGGTCGCTCGAAAGTACGACTCTCCTCGAGGCTCTGTGCAGACTCTTGCACAGACTTGCCAGGGTTTCGCTGCGGGAATAATCAAGTTTTGCGAACACATGGGTTGGGGGTAAGTCCCAACTAACGAGGACCCTCTCGCATCTCTATTATTACTCATGGAGTAACTAATGTTGGGACTTGCTGGGACTTATAGGATCATGGCCGCTGCTCTAGAGCATTTTTCAGACCGATTAATGGCCGGTGCAAGAACAGATCTCCTGGCGCTCGCTAAGATTCCGTTTATCAAGAGCCGCACCGCGTAAGTAACATGTTACCCACCCGCAATTGGGTGACCCAAGTGGAATATGCTCACATGTAATCCTTCCAGCCGCGTCTTTTGGGAGAACGGATATCGAACCGTCGGTGCTATTGCAAACGCTGATCCTAAAGAGCTGGTTCTTGTTCTGATGCAGGTACGTTTTTGAACAATCGTGGATGATGGTAAAACGATCTTGCATTGGCTTTTAGACTAACAGACTTTGAATCATTAGGCCCAACCAAATAAACTGCGAATCAAGGGAAAAGCCGATGAAAAATATGAAGAAAAGCTACTTGCTAAGGCGAATGTAATTTCCGCATCGGCAAATCGACTGTGGCGTAAGCTTGGCGtatcctttctttctttctttcgtgATATCAGTCCACCACATGTATACTTGCTACGGTTCTTGGTTTGCTAACTATTGGTTTCAGAGGTACAACTACAGGCAGAAATGGCCGAGGAATAAGGACAAATAATTCGTATCTACATATAGGTGGCTATATTCTAGTAGGAGGTGGATATAAGACTTTTTCTCGCACAAGTATTAACTTGAAGTACCAATACcaacttgctttttttttttttcccccgtGAGGGAGTATGGCGGCCTTGCTTCTCTTGATATCAGTACATAGCCCTCCAATCATCCCTCTAGAAATTTCGTTTTCccaaaaaagggggaaaaaaatctccaaacacacacacacacacacacacacacacatatatatatatatatatacagagACAACGTGCAAAACCGAATACACCCACCATGACTATCGAATCCTTCCGACACGCCTTAATCATCGTCTCACTGCTCTgccacttcttcttgtcgGTGAGCCGTGCGAACCTGCCAATTCCGCTATATCTAACCGTCTTCGTGATGGACTTTTGCCTGATCATGTCTCTGGCATTAGATATTTTGGTTCCGGGGGAGTGTTCGCGCTATGGATAGATACATTggatatatatgcatgtatgtatattataaatatggAGCAAGGTTTGTTTTATCCTTGGCTATCTATCTTCCTATCTTCACATATGcagcttcttcccttttgctAACAGTTCATCTTATGGACACAGAGCCTGAAAAGATACCTTTTCCTTTTGATATGACTGGTTTTCGACGAACCCCCAACACCTACCCCCTTCGAGAATGAGCGACGTTAACAGATTGCCGATAATAATATCGTGGTACGAGGGCAAATGGcacttaatttaaagtttacgCTGGATCTTGCTGGGAACTACCAGTTTCTTCATCCACATGGAGCGGAGCCAGGCTATCCCACGAGTTGGTATATAAATTACCATAGGGCGTTTACATACATAAAACGTTGAATTACCAGCTAATCAATTCATACTATAATAACAAAGTTGGCCCAACAGTCTCTTCTACAAACTCAGTGCATGCTAATAGACAAAATGGGACCGAGTGCCCTCTTAAGTCAAGTCATCTGATCTGCGCCCCCCTTAGAGTAAACTCTGCGCTCTATAAACATTTCTCCCATCGGCCCTTTGCGGGCACCAAACGCGTCGCTTGCGTAACCAAATAGAACAGAGTAGGCCATCATTCCTCCCTCTAAAATGCATAATCGTATTCCAATGTATTCGGTTCCACCTGCCCAATCTTGTCCAATGTTGTATCCTCTAGTCAGCCAAAACGTTCCTCAGCATGATTAAGAAATTCTCCTCCAGCTTGTGAACCTCGGAAACCGGCGGCTTCACGGGCTCTCCCGCTGAACGACGCAGGCGATCTCGCCTCTTAGCCCGCCTTTGCCTCTCGGCTTCTATGGGATCCaggtcatcatcttcttctgcttcggaCTCCGAACCATCGTCATATGCCAAGTCTTCTaggtcatcgccatcgaggCCAAAATCAGACGAACTGAATCCGGTCGGCATCATATCGCTTCCTGGTTGTCCTTCTGCGGCCATCTTCTGCTGCGTCTTGTCGCTGTGCCACTTCTTCCGCGCCTCTTGCCAGGCAATCAGAGCATTGATCTCCGCAAtggccttgtccttgtcgatgatgccgctgctgacACCGCCCTCAAACAAGGCATTGACGTTGAGTGTCCCGTTCTTAGGGCCCTTGCGGAGGAATTCCAAAATGCCCTCTATCCACTCCATAAGTTGAGTAAAGAGGCCGTTATCATGCGTATGGATCTCATGTacaaatttataaaagttgtGCTCATGTCTGGCACATAGGTCGATAAACGCCTGAACTGTCTGATTGGGATCCGCAGATGCATCGGCTTCTCTGCACTTCTCGACAACCTTGATCATGTCATCGATGAAAACGGCAAAATCAGTTACACTATTGTATACATTGGCCGACTTGTATACCCTCACGAGGGGCTCGTAGAAAATGGTAAACAAGTCCCTGAAGAGTTTCAGTGTAACGGGCTCCTCAATCAGTTGTAGCAGCATGCTCTTATCTCTGTGTCGTGTGCAAAGCTTGAGAAGCTGTTTGAGATATGAAAAGAGCTGAGCACCCTGCTTCAGTTCTTCGTCAATGTTCTCGACAGCGTTGTTAAAAGCGACATAGGCATTAAACAGTCGCTGGACCTGCTCGCCAGTCAATTCTGGCTCAATGAGGTCCGATCTCAATATCACTACGATGATATCaagatcttcatcttcggctTGCCGCCGAATTTCCAGCTTAACATCTTCCGTTGCATTTGTGTACTTCTTAATCTTCTCAGTGAAGACAGGGTCCTCGACTTTTACATCCAGTGCGTCAATGGATCTCTGAAAGCTTCGGATGCCATCATGTAGCGCTAGTGAAAACATGCGCTGCATCAAAGATCGAGCTCCAAAGGGTTGCGCGAGGAAAATGTCCAAGATTCCAGACATGACTGCCGCAGGATTCGCAATTCGAATGACATTTTTGATGACGGTATATGGAACAAGAGAGTGGATACGCTTGGCTTGCGCAAACATGTCGGCTGAGTTATCTTCGGCTAAGAAAAGGTGGTATACGACGGCGGCAATTTCGATCCTCAGCCATTCGGCGAATTTTCGATACTGAATGCTAAGGTCACCAAttgtctccttctccttgatctcTTTGAATAGGAGTGTGAGGCCATTTCGTTCAACGATATCCCTTCGGAACCTATAAATTGCGGTTAACAAATGGCCGCTCAGAGATGGCTACCATATTAGGAAGCCTGAGGGTCACTCACTGTTCCATATACTCGTCAAGCTCTGCAGCTCGTCGTCTGGCAATTTCGTAAAACTCCTTTTGCTCTTCCATACGCTTCTCATCAAGCGCTTTTCGTCGTATGATGTCCTCCACATCTTCGTCTGTGGGTGTTATGGGATCGCCACTAAGGAATTCAACCATTGCCTTGGTATTGGCAACTTGGGGGTTATGCAAAAGTGATCGTAAGAAAGCGCGCAGGGATATTCTTTGGTTTTCCCGCCAAAGGACAATCTATATATGCCATGTCAGTCTTCCAACTCTCTAGAGACCTTGCGAGGGTAGCAGCTTCTAACCTCTTTGTTTCCGTTGGGAGTTGCAAATCCCGGGCTTAATTGGCCATCCACAGATGGTCGAGGGGAAGTCCCCTTCTTCGAGCGGCTCGATCTAGCTGATCTAATGGATCCTGGGCCACGCGCAGCTATTGGATCAGTTAGTCTCGATTGTCGCCCTTGCTCCCATCATAAGAGAAAAGCATCGCTGAATACATACCACTGGAGGCAGTTAGCAGCGATGACGCACCGCCAAAATTTTGAGATTGTCTCGTTCTACGAGTCGATATGGAAGACGCAGAGGAATCATCGGAATCGTTTGCTGCGCTAGTAAAACTTGTGAGCAGCCCGCTAGCCCTTGTGTCtgtcttgttctttttcggcAGCGCAGGCAAAACCCTGCCAGGCAGCTCAGTACGCAGCTTTCGGTGCAGCTTGCTAAAATCACCGTATCTACGCCCGACAAAGTGTTCCAGCTCTCCTTTCCTCTTAATTCGAAGAATGAACTCGGCGTGCTTGTGATATCGGATATTGCGCTTGACTGAGGTAACGCGGACTCCGGCAACGTTTACGTCCCAGCCGTTGATGTAGTTTCCTTCGGGAAGAGTGTTCATGACACCTCTATCAATGGCATTGCTATCCACAATCTCAATTTCTGAGAACTTGATGCGCTCTTCGAATCCGGACGAGGTGGGAATGCCCgacaccatcatcagctcAACAAGCTTCTGCGCCTTGATGGCCAGCTTCCGCCGCTTCGTTTCTTCCAGGCGATCCTCGGATGAAGAAATCTGCTTCGTCGCAAACGATTCGAGAAACTGCCCTCCGAATGTCAGCACAAACCATCCATAGCTCGCAGAGCAGTCCTTGGGTGACGATGGCGCAACGTACGACTTGGAGCTTGTCTTGCCAGAactccttctcttttgccttgTCCAAAAATGGAAAGTCGCGGATATGCTTGACGAAGATGTACCGCAAGATGGGGAGCTCGGATTCCTGAGGAGGCACTTCGCCCTGCTCCGACTTGAACGGCGCGCCGAAGCGCTGCAGCGCCGTGGGGGAATTGAGCTCGTTGATCTCCCATTTGACCTGGTCGGAAATAAGTTCTCGCTTCAGGTCTACGCAGTGTTACCTCCATGGTTAGCCTTGCGGTTCAGTGTAGAGGAGAGGCCTTCAGCAATCTCTCCAGGCTCAGGCGGGAAGACACCTACAATGCTCCTGTTTTCCGGTCAGCGCATTGCTCGACGCCAGCGCTGCACCAGCGCCGTTTGCGCGAATGGGCAGAGAAACAACAGCGCCGCTATCGGGCAATCCTTCCTCGGCGGCTGTCATGGCGCAAATCTAGCCCGGCAAAACAACGAAGCGTTCCTGAAGATCagaaaaaacaaaggcaGGACAAAGaagggaaggaaaagaaaaatcttgGATCGCTCGCTCGTAGGTTCGAATGACGACAGTTCTCCAAGGTCAGTCCGTTCTGAGGAGCCCCAGTTGAATTCCGGCGGGGTAGCCAGTAAGGCCTAGAGAGTCGCCGTAGCGCGATTGTATGTGTCAGCGCTGTAAGCTCGAACGAGATGGCCAGCACGTTCGCCTAAATAGCAGAgcgcaagcaagcaaaactGCCAGGCGCAATTGCGGCTGCGGAGAGACGATGAGGAGGGTTCAGATTTTATTCAACGCCCCCTATCGCAAAAAAGCGGCAAGACACAGACGATGGTGGTGTCCGTGCAGAGGAC
It encodes:
- a CDS encoding uncharacterized protein (EggNog:ENOG41) — translated: MTAAEEGLPDSGAVVSLPIRANGAGAALASSNALTGKQEHYLKRELISDQVKWEINELNSPTALQRFGAPFKSEQGEVPPQESELPILRYIFVKHIRDFPFLDKAKEKEFWQDKLQVFLESFATKQISSSEDRLEETKRRKLAIKAQKLVELMMVSGIPTSSGFEERIKFSEIEIVDSNAIDRGVMNTLPEGNYINGWDVNVAGVRVTSVKRNIRYHKHAEFILRIKRKGELEHFVGRRYGDFSKLHRKLRTELPGRVLPALPKKNKTDTRASGLLTSFTSAANDSDDSSASSISTRRTRQSQNFGGASSLLTASSAARGPGSIRSARSSRSKKGTSPRPSVDGQLSPGFATPNGNKEIVLWRENQRISLRAFLRSLLHNPQVANTKAMVEFLSGDPITPTDEDVEDIIRRKALDEKRMEEQKEFYEIARRRAAELDEYMEQFRRDIVERNGLTLLFKEIKEKETIGDLSIQYRKFAEWLRIEIAAVVYHLFLAEDNSADMFAQAKRIHSLVPYTVIKNVIRIANPAAVMSGILDIFLAQPFGARSLMQRMFSLALHDGIRSFQRSIDALDVKVEDPVFTEKIKKYTNATEDVKLEIRRQAEDEDLDIIVVILRSDLIEPELTGEQVQRLFNAYVAFNNAVENIDEELKQGAQLFSYLKQLLKLCTRHRDKSMLLQLIEEPVTLKLFRDLFTIFYEPLVRVYKSANVYNSVTDFAVFIDDMIKVVEKCREADASADPNQTVQAFIDLCARHEHNFYKFVHEIHTHDNGLFTQLMEWIEGILEFLRKGPKNGTLNVNALFEGGVSSGIIDKDKAIAEINALIAWQEARKKWHSDKTQQKMAAEGQPGSDMMPTGFSSSDFGLDGDDLEDLAYDDGSESEAEEDDDLDPIEAERQRRAKRRDRLRRSAGEPVKPPVSEVHKLEENFLIMLRNVLAD